Proteins encoded within one genomic window of Granulicella pectinivorans:
- a CDS encoding BrxA/BrxB family bacilliredoxin has translation MYPEIMVIPMREELTRAGVSEARTAAEVDTAVAQPGTTMLVVNSICGCAAGKMRPGVRMAMQHSTKPDHAVTVFAGQDREATEKARGYFGGHPPTSPAIAILRDGQLVYLMQRSAIETSTAPAIAQELARAFDTYCVKASA, from the coding sequence ATGTATCCAGAGATTATGGTGATTCCGATGCGCGAAGAGTTGACGCGCGCGGGTGTGAGCGAAGCTCGTACGGCGGCTGAGGTTGATACGGCTGTGGCACAGCCGGGGACCACGATGCTTGTGGTGAACTCGATCTGCGGTTGCGCGGCAGGCAAGATGCGTCCGGGCGTCCGGATGGCGATGCAGCATAGCACCAAGCCGGACCACGCGGTGACGGTGTTTGCAGGCCAGGACCGCGAAGCGACCGAAAAGGCTCGCGGCTACTTCGGCGGACATCCGCCGACTTCGCCGGCGATCGCGATTCTGCGCGACGGGCAGCTCGTGTACCTGATGCAGCGCTCGGCGATCGAGACCTCGACCGCTCCGGCGATTGCGCAGGAACTGGCGCGTGCGTTCGATACGTACTGCGTGAAAGCTTCCGCCTAA
- a CDS encoding UDP-N-acetylmuramate dehydrogenase, with the protein MLQIQEQIRLGPHTTLRIGGPARFYAEIATEAELVEALEYDGPLFILGGGSNLLVPDEGFPGLVLHLAITGPIVTRENEVEVPAGTEWDALVLHLCRQGRSGMECLAGIPGLVGGAPIQNIGAYGQEAAETIHSVRAYDRESKKFVTLPREACRFAYRSSLFNTTARNRYIVTQVTFALDPEVKPNLTYADLRKHFGPDATPAPLEVYHAVRAIRAAKGMLLVEGDPDCRSAGSFFKNPVVPPFALAPIAAALAIPEERIPRYPASGGNLKLPAAWLLDQAGFHKSFALGEAGISSKHTLALINRGHATYADIAALRALIVETVATRFGITLEQEPVEPHV; encoded by the coding sequence ATGCTCCAGATTCAGGAACAGATTCGTCTCGGCCCACACACCACCCTCCGGATAGGCGGCCCCGCCCGCTTCTACGCCGAAATCGCGACGGAAGCCGAGCTCGTCGAGGCCCTCGAATACGACGGCCCCCTCTTCATCCTAGGCGGCGGCTCCAACCTGCTGGTGCCGGATGAAGGCTTTCCAGGCCTCGTCCTGCACCTCGCCATCACCGGGCCAATCGTGACGCGGGAGAACGAAGTCGAAGTGCCCGCCGGAACCGAGTGGGACGCGTTGGTGCTGCATCTCTGCCGGCAGGGACGCAGCGGCATGGAATGCCTCGCCGGCATCCCCGGCCTCGTCGGCGGCGCCCCCATCCAGAACATCGGTGCCTACGGCCAGGAAGCTGCCGAGACCATCCACTCCGTCCGCGCCTACGACCGCGAGAGCAAGAAGTTCGTCACCCTTCCGCGCGAAGCCTGCCGCTTCGCCTACCGTTCCAGCCTCTTCAACACCACGGCCCGCAATCGCTACATCGTCACGCAGGTCACGTTCGCCCTCGACCCCGAAGTGAAGCCCAATCTCACCTATGCCGACCTCCGCAAGCACTTCGGCCCCGACGCCACGCCGGCCCCGCTTGAGGTCTACCACGCCGTCCGCGCGATCCGCGCCGCCAAGGGCATGCTCCTCGTCGAAGGCGACCCCGACTGCCGCAGCGCGGGCAGCTTCTTCAAGAACCCGGTCGTCCCCCCGTTCGCACTCGCTCCCATCGCCGCTGCGCTTGCCATCCCGGAAGAAAGGATCCCCCGCTACCCGGCCTCCGGCGGCAACCTCAAGCTCCCCGCCGCGTGGCTCCTCGATCAGGCCGGCTTCCACAAGTCCTTTGCGCTGGGAGAAGCGGGTATCTCCTCGAAACACACCCTCGCGCTCATCAACCGTGGCCACGCTACGTATGCCGATATCGCCGCCCTCCGCGCCCTCATCGTCGAAACCGTCGCGACCCGCTTTGGCATCACTCTGGAACAAGAGCCTGTCGAGCCCCACGTCTAG
- a CDS encoding RidA family protein: protein MKKFALSLAVLALATAAPAFAQNKAIGFTPGAPFSEGYIAGKTLYVAGQQGPDANGKVTGTDIAFQTESTIKRIQKTVEQAGFKMTDIVSVTVYVTDLADVPAMNEVYKKLMPNPKPARATVKVAGLIGDAKIEISAIAVKQ, encoded by the coding sequence ATGAAGAAGTTCGCCCTCTCGCTCGCCGTCCTGGCCCTCGCCACCGCCGCCCCCGCTTTCGCCCAGAACAAGGCCATCGGCTTTACCCCGGGCGCGCCCTTCAGCGAGGGCTACATCGCCGGCAAGACCCTCTACGTCGCCGGCCAGCAGGGCCCCGACGCCAACGGCAAGGTCACCGGCACCGACATCGCCTTCCAGACCGAGAGCACCATCAAGCGCATCCAGAAGACCGTCGAGCAGGCCGGCTTCAAGATGACCGACATCGTCTCGGTTACGGTTTACGTTACGGACCTCGCTGACGTGCCCGCCATGAACGAGGTGTACAAGAAGCTGATGCCGAACCCGAAGCCCGCGCGCGCCACCGTCAAGGTTGCCGGCCTCATCGGCGATGCCAAGATCGAGATCTCCGCCATCGCCGTCAAGCAGTAG
- a CDS encoding ATP-binding cassette domain-containing protein, which translates to MSETVWNGPRLDVSFRHRIGGLALEIEFSLTSPWTILFAPSGAGKSTVLRVIAGLERPDWGRIVSGGSDVLLDSDVGIDVPTWQRKVRLVAQQAPLLPHWNVARNVFYGLKPLDMMAVKGSDSSTYRTRLVREVLALCRVTEMESKMPSELSGGERQRVALAQCLAAEEGRALLLDEPFNALDAGLRSALMADLKGWPIAHQTPVLHVTHDVGEVFASGAEVIRMEDGRIVAQGPASEVLGEERARLMRLLKG; encoded by the coding sequence TTCCGGCACCGGATCGGCGGGCTTGCGCTCGAGATCGAGTTTTCGCTGACCAGCCCGTGGACGATCCTGTTCGCTCCCTCGGGCGCCGGCAAGAGCACGGTGCTGCGCGTGATCGCGGGGCTGGAACGGCCCGATTGGGGGCGCATCGTCAGCGGTGGCTCGGACGTATTGCTGGACTCCGACGTCGGCATTGACGTGCCCACATGGCAGAGGAAGGTTCGACTGGTGGCGCAGCAGGCTCCTCTGCTTCCGCACTGGAATGTGGCGCGCAACGTCTTCTACGGCTTGAAGCCGCTGGACATGATGGCGGTAAAAGGGTCCGACTCGTCGACTTACAGGACTCGTCTTGTGCGCGAGGTGCTGGCGCTGTGTCGCGTGACGGAGATGGAATCAAAGATGCCGTCCGAGCTCTCCGGTGGCGAGAGGCAGCGTGTGGCTCTGGCGCAGTGCCTGGCGGCTGAGGAAGGGCGGGCACTGCTCCTCGATGAGCCATTCAATGCGCTTGATGCGGGCCTGCGCAGTGCGTTGATGGCCGACCTGAAGGGGTGGCCGATCGCGCACCAGACGCCCGTCCTGCACGTGACGCACGATGTGGGCGAGGTATTCGCGTCGGGAGCTGAGGTGATTCGGATGGAGGACGGGCGGATCGTCGCGCAGGGACCGGCGTCCGAGGTGCTGGGCGAAGAGCGGGCGAGGCTGATGCGTCTATTGAAAGGCTAA
- a CDS encoding sigma-54-dependent transcriptional regulator, translating to MNTFRTGPVHSPSRFGDPASRHAEDETPVNALRRPRAQSEACFGPAVAGSSAAVARLRSQITRIAPYYRTALLTGPQGTAKVGIARMLHAFSPCAGGEFVACEATALAEAMLREDGRAVLEAVGGPAIGGTLFLDDVGEVPPALQGALLRIWAARRRIRVVAATHRDLRTMGITGQFRPDLAQRLMGVEIAAPPLHARPEDLEAVIQEVLRGAGLTLSDEALERMKAHTWPGDIAELEKALWDAARTADGAPVMEAAHLPVLLEANDGPDPAGSMERLEDVVQQHVLGVLTRCGGNKLRAAEVLGISRSTLYRMLETCVGQGYGPG from the coding sequence ATGAATACCTTCCGAACAGGCCCCGTACACTCCCCTTCCCGCTTTGGCGATCCGGCCTCCAGGCACGCGGAGGACGAGACGCCGGTCAATGCGTTGCGGCGGCCGCGGGCACAGAGCGAGGCTTGTTTTGGGCCAGCGGTGGCCGGCAGCAGCGCCGCGGTGGCCCGGCTGCGTTCGCAGATCACACGCATTGCGCCGTACTACCGCACGGCTCTGCTGACAGGCCCGCAGGGAACGGCAAAGGTCGGTATAGCGCGCATGCTGCACGCGTTCAGCCCCTGCGCGGGCGGCGAATTTGTAGCCTGCGAGGCGACGGCCCTGGCGGAAGCGATGCTCCGCGAGGATGGGCGGGCGGTGCTCGAGGCTGTTGGCGGTCCGGCCATTGGAGGGACGCTGTTTCTGGACGATGTGGGCGAGGTTCCCCCGGCGTTGCAGGGGGCTTTGCTGCGGATATGGGCGGCGCGGAGGCGGATTCGTGTGGTCGCCGCGACGCATCGCGATCTTCGGACGATGGGGATCACGGGGCAGTTTCGGCCGGATCTGGCGCAGAGGCTGATGGGGGTGGAGATCGCGGCGCCTCCGCTGCATGCGCGGCCCGAGGATCTGGAGGCGGTGATCCAGGAGGTGCTGCGCGGGGCGGGGTTGACGCTGAGCGACGAAGCCCTGGAACGGATGAAGGCGCATACCTGGCCGGGCGATATCGCGGAGCTGGAGAAGGCGCTTTGGGACGCGGCACGGACTGCGGATGGAGCGCCGGTGATGGAGGCGGCGCATCTGCCGGTTCTGCTGGAGGCAAACGATGGACCCGATCCCGCAGGCAGCATGGAACGCCTGGAGGATGTCGTGCAGCAGCATGTGCTGGGCGTGCTGACGCGCTGTGGGGGCAACAAGCTGCGGGCGGCGGAGGTGCTGGGGATCAGCCGGTCGACGCTCTACCGGATGCTCGAAACGTGTGTGGGGCAGGGGTACGGCCCGGGCTGA